A window of Candidatus Gracilibacteria bacterium genomic DNA:
ACACTAAAGAGATTGTTCCAAAATTAAAAGAATCTCTTAAATGCGAAAATATAATGGAGGTTCCAAAACTTGAAAAAGTTGTTCTTAATATGGGTATTGGTACATATATTAGAACTGGAAATAAAGACTACAGTGTTCTTCAAGAACATTTAGCTCTTATAGCTGGTCAAGCTCCTATTGTGAAACATGCTAAAAAAGCAATATCAAACTTTAAACTAAGAGCTGGAATGCCAGTTGGTTTAACAGTAACACTTCGAGGCGATGCAATGTACACTTTTCTTGATAAACTTATAAATGTAGTTTTACCAAGAGTACGTGATTTCCGTTGAGTAAGTCCAAAGTCGTTTGATAAAGAGGGGAATTATAACTTTGGTATACGAGAACATACAATTTTTCCAGAAGTACCACAAGATGATGTTGTAAAAAACCACGGTATACAAATTACTGTAAAGACTACAGCTAAATCTAAAGAAGCTGGAAAAGAGCTTCTCTCACAAATGGGATTCCCATTTGCGAAGTAATACAATACTTTTTTAAAAACAATACAAGTGGCTAGAAAATCAAAGATTGCAAAATCTCAAAAACTGAAAAAGAAATTCCTTCAAGCAATAGCTGATGGAAGAAAACCTACGAATGCTACAAAAGTATTTAATACTTGTAGTGTATGTGGGAGAACAAGAGGATACCTAGGTAACTTCGATTTATGTAGAATTTGTTTTAGAGAAAAAGCAAACGCAGGTGAACTTCCAGGAGTTCGAAAATCAAGTTGGTAAAATAAATATAATACACACGTTTTAGTTTCATAATTATTGGTTATATGATAATGGATCCGATTGGAGATTTACTCACAAGAATAAGAAATGCATATCTTGCACGAAAAGAAGATATGACAGTACCATATTCTAAGATTAAACAAGACATCCTTAAAATCTTAAAGAAAAATAAATACATAACTGACTACGAAGTAGTTGAGTTAGAATGAGCAAAAAAAGAGCTTCTTGTACATTTGAATAATGTCAG
This region includes:
- the rplE gene encoding 50S ribosomal protein L5 — translated: MTLKETYTKEIVPKLKESLKCENIMEVPKLEKVVLNMGIGTYIRTGNKDYSVLQEHLALIAGQAPIVKHAKKAISNFKLRAGMPVGLTVTLRGDAMYTFLDKLINVVLPRVRDFRGVSPKSFDKEGNYNFGIREHTIFPEVPQDDVVKNHGIQITVKTTAKSKEAGKELLSQMGFPFAK
- the rpsH gene encoding 30S ribosomal protein S8; translated protein: MIMDPIGDLLTRIRNAYLARKEDMTVPYSKIKQDILKILKKNKYITDYEVVELEGAKKELLVHLNNVRKTLVVPNFRRISRPGQRIYLGSKDIKKSRNGKGIYIVSTPKGVVTGYEARTLNVGGELLCEVY
- a CDS encoding type Z 30S ribosomal protein S14, translated to MARKSKIAKSQKLKKKFLQAIADGRKPTNATKVFNTCSVCGRTRGYLGNFDLCRICFREKANAGELPGVRKSSW